GGGAGGATGCCGTGAGGCAGGCGGTGCGGCAGGCGGCCAAGACAGTACGGAACATCAGCGGCGTCGAAGTGCTGAACTGGACCGCCAACGTGGATCCTGCAAGCGGCAGCATCGTGGAGTACAAGGCCGACGTGCAGGTTGCCTTCAAGGTGGACGGTACCGACTAAGAGGTATCCTGCCGGACATCCTGCACGCTGAGGTGACAGCCGTGGCCTCCCAGACCCAGACGCACGAGCGGCAGACCCAGGTCGACTACCAGCAATTCGCGAGCCGGCGCCGCCCGAAACCGCCGTACCTTCGCAACGCGCTGTTTGCGTTCCTGACCGGCGGCACCATCGCACTGATTGGGCAGGGCCTCATTGCCCTGTTCCTGCGAACCGGGCTCTCACCGGACCAGGCGAGCGCAAGGGCGGCGGTGGCCCTGCTCTTAGCAGGAGCGCTGCTGACAGGGCTTGGCGTCTACGACGACATCGCCAGGTTCGGCGGCGCCGGGGCGGCCATCCCCGTTACCGGCTTTGCGAACAGCATCGTCGCCCCCGCCATGGAGTTTGCTCGTGAGGGATACGTGTTCGGCCTGGCGGCCCGCATGTTCCAGATAGCGGGGCCGGTGATCGTCTACGGGGTCACGGCGTCCGTGGCGATGGGAATCATTCGCTGGCTCATGCTGAAAGGGTGACGGGCTTGCCTGCCGCCGCACAGGCCCCGCCGGCCGAGCCGCAGGCAGCGGCCCGGAGGCTGGGGCAGGGCACCGTCCGCTTCTTGCTGCCACCCAGGGTGGTCGCCGGCTTCGCCATCGTCGGCCCCATGGAGGGAAA
The nucleotide sequence above comes from Bacillota bacterium. Encoded proteins:
- a CDS encoding dodecin family protein, with protein sequence MAVVKVIELVGESKVGWEDAVRQAVRQAAKTVRNISGVEVLNWTANVDPASGSIVEYKADVQVAFKVDGTD
- the spoVAC gene encoding stage V sporulation protein AC, with the protein product MASQTQTHERQTQVDYQQFASRRRPKPPYLRNALFAFLTGGTIALIGQGLIALFLRTGLSPDQASARAAVALLLAGALLTGLGVYDDIARFGGAGAAIPVTGFANSIVAPAMEFAREGYVFGLAARMFQIAGPVIVYGVTASVAMGIIRWLMLKG